A stretch of DNA from Eriocheir sinensis breed Jianghai 21 chromosome 30, ASM2467909v1, whole genome shotgun sequence:
aaaggggggaagggagccaatgaagaaaagaagaggctattaaagagagagaggagtagggtcaggaatttggaggaggaggaggaggagggaggaagggaggaagggaggaaggaaggaaggaaggaaggaaggaaggagaagaagaccaagaacaagaacaagagcaacaacaacaacaaaacaacaagaacaagaagtagtagaaaataagtaaaataaaagtatgactgtatgatgatgataatgatgaaaacaacaacaacaacaacaacaacactatgaagaaaaagaaacataaaaacgcgagaagaagaaaaagaagaagaaagaaaatgcaacAAATACTTTTAacaagggaagaataaagaagagaagaaaagtatagaataaaaaacagaagaatagacaaacagacagacagaaagacacacacacacacacacacacacacacacacacacacacaaaaccgagagagagagagagagaagcttagtaagaggaggaacaggaggaggaaggaagaagaggaggaagaagaggtgaaccgaagtaatagtagtagtggtggtggtatcggtggtagtggtggtggtggtggtggtagtggtggtggtggtagtggtggtggcaaagttttccatgggtagtgttggcATTGTGCGGGTCGACATGTATTGGTTTGTGTTCCATTGTgttgcgaggggaaggaaggaagtggcggaatgcatctgagagagagagagagagagagagagagagagagagagagagagagagagagagagagagagagagagagagagagagagagagagagagagagagagagagactgtgttgAGTGGTGTTATGTtgttttggtgctgtgtgttgtgtactgtgtgtgtgtgtgtgtgtgtgtgtgtgtgtgtgtgtgtgtgtgttttcaagatGACGAGCATGTAGTGAGCGAATATACACACTccccaaatcacacacacacacacacacacacacacacacacacacacacacacactcctattaCTATCTCAAGCATCTTATTTTCTCCCATAAATCGTTGGAACAcatgtttatgagagagagagagagagagagagagagagagagagagagagagagagagagagagagagagagagagagagagagagagagagagagagagagagagagagagagagagagatggatgtaaGCAGAATATATCAAGATTTTCGAATTGCTTTCTTcttggcattacacacacacacacacacacacacacacacacacacacacacatacacacacacctgtcttaatTATTATTCAGGTAATGAGAAAGTAAGCGACTCAGGAAATTTTTGAGGATAAGTTaacgaagatgaagatgaggaaatgcgaggggaggaagaaggggagaagaggaggaggaggagaaggaggaggagaggagaggagaggagaggagaggagaggagaggagaggagagaagaatgaacaggaggggagaatggaaaaaaaggagagagagagagagagagagagagagagagagagagagagagagagagagagagagagagaggaaaggaaaggaaatagaactGTAAtgacaaaaggagaggagaaaaggaagggaaaggaaaggaaaggaaagggaacagaaggaaagggagggaaaggaaagggatggcatAGGGCACTGAAGAaatgtggagaaaaggaaggaaagtaaacaggaaaataaagtgggaggggatgaggggttgggaaggaaattaagagaagggaaggaaaggaaagggaagggaagggaagggaaggaaagggaagggaagggatgggaaggaaaggaaagggatgggaagggaagagaagggaaggaaaggaaagggaagggaaaggaaatgaagggaaaggaaagaaagggaaaggaagggaagggaaaggaagggaagggaacggaaggaaaggcaagggaagggaaaggaagggaagagaagggaagggaagggaagggaagggaagggaagggaatagaaggaaagggaagtatcattaaaacatcaacacacacacacacacacacacacacacacacacacacacacacacaccaccttctccctcctcttcccctccctctcccttacttgttctcccttcttaaccCACTTATAAaacatcccttctccctttctctattcctttcattctttccacctttttccttcccatatttttctctctccttcctcctcttcctcctcctcctctcacgacttcacttttccatctccttctctcttttccctcctcttcctcttttccttatcctcctccttcatctctcctctttattttccctcactcttcataccttctccaccaccaccaccaccaccatcatcatcatcctttctctATCGCTAAATCAGGAAGTTATTACCAAATATAAGTTAAACCCTTACACGCAAACTGCATTACCCACCATGCAatgcacctccacctccaccaccaccactaccaccaccaccacccttaagTGCAGAGCTGACTGAGCCTTAAGTATATTACCTCCTAGAGTCTTATGTGtatgggtgtagtagtagtagtagtagtagtagtagtagttgagagatgaggagatgagaaggaaataaaaagatgcTGGAGAGATgatataaaagtaaaaaaataagaaaagatgaatgaaaagaaagaaaatgaaagagaaaaagaaaaagagaaaagaaaaaaaaagaaattaagaaaaagtacaagagaaggaagggaaaaagagatagacaaatacgaaggagagtaaagaaagaccagagggatggaagaaacgaaggaagggaggaagaaagagagaaagggaaaaagataatggAGGGatgaattaaagggaaaaaaaggaggaaaacaaagaaaatatggaagaggaggaaaatgagtgatAGACTGATTAATAGGAGGGAAAgtacacagggagagagagagagagagagagagagagagagagagagagagagagagagagagagagagagagagagagagagagagagagagagagagagagagagagagagagaatgagtaatgTCTTCTattaagggaagataaatgaagaataaATTTTGGTAAAGGAGATAAATATGATACTgagtgataatgagagagagagagagagagagagagagagagagagagagagagagagagagagagagagagagagagagagagagagagagagagattcatcatCGTGACTGAAGGTGAAAGGTGtgtaaatcttcctcctcctcctcctcctcctcctcctcctcctcttcattcacgtTTAAAGGGAGTGAAAAGCgatggagacgagagagagagagagagagagagagagagagagagagagagagagagtgaatgagggTTCCTAATATGTTTGtttatgcgtctctctctctctctctctctctcttcaaaagcTTCACAGTATTTCTCGGCCCGGAACTAACGCTTCGAACCATTTCAGGGACgcccttttcactttccttcactttcctttcccttttcctttcatttcatcttttttcccttcatcctttctctttccttcctttcctgtccatacattccctttccttcctttcctttctctcccttttcctttcattttctcttttttcccttcatcctttctctttccttcctttcctgtccattcattccctttccttcatttcctattctttttttcctcccatttccttctcgtctttcccttcattctttctctttccttctcattcattcccttcctttcttttttcctattttttttgcctctcccttctctcttctcccctcccattccattttacccttttcactttccttcattttccttttccttccttttctttctctcttctttcccttcattctttcttttcttcccactcattccctttccttcctttttttcctattcttttttgcctctcccttctcttttttcccctcccattccatttccttcccttttcacttccctttcattcctttcccttccatttccttctcttttatttcccttcttttttttctttccttcccattccttcctttccttgttttttctttcctattctttttttcctcccctctcccttctcttctttcccctcccattccatatccttcccttttcaataccctttcattcctttcccttccttttccttcctttttttcttttttctttcccttcattctttctctttcctctcttccctttcctttctttttttcctattcttttttgcctctcccttctcctttttctttcctctcatattaTCTTTACcctcattttgcttttttttgtttatgctTTTCTAATTTATCGACtaattcatttttctctctttatatttatctttttttttaaattcatttgtgtatcttttttttacagcagaagagtcagttcaagagcataaaaaagaaaacaaatatgaaaaaaagcccgctactcacatatatatttttcctctttatttcgctatatttttttactttcctttcttccttttcttcatcatcatttccctgtatttctcttttctatctttccctcaaTTTATTCGTCCGGCAATAaattctcttcttatcctttcaTCCTAATattcacttcacctcctcctcctcctcttcctcctcctcctcctctacgcttTCAAAAGGCTGAATTTCACTTTTCCCTCCCCTATGATACCTACAATTAAcacctattactctctctctctctctctctctctctctcatgaaagaaCCTCACAGTCAAAATTTATCTTTcaatttctatttttgttttctttttttacattttggttttctttttttcttttttcgttcggcttgcctttttcttttttttcttttttttcgttcattagTAAGTCATCtttttaaccttctctctctctctctctctctctctctaacaatcaattaatcaatcaattaatttatctctctctctatctatccatatctatccatccttaacattacaaaaaaaagaccaaagaaaaatataaacttcaaattctctctctctctctctctctctctctctctctctctctctctctgtaatcacTCCACGGCTGTTTGCCAATCAAAGGAATCAATGAATTTTAATCAGCTAATCTTCGCCTCAGATTCTTCGGCTCATCTTTTTTATCTCTggcaaaagggagaaagaaagaagagaaagggaggaggggaggaggaggaggaggaggaggagggaggaagggagttacgggtacgggagggagggaagggggaaggaggagagagggaaagggaggggaggaggaggaggaggaggaggaggaggaggaggtagtatttAGCATATATCGGAAGAGAGAAAGTTGAAATtgataagctctctctctctctctctctctctctctctctctctctctgatgttctTGATTAATTATAGaatcggtggtgtgtgtgtgtgtgtgtgtgtgtgtgtgtgtgtgtgtgtgtgtgtgtgtgagagagagagagagagagagagagagagagagagagagtaagagaaagaaagaaagaaagaaagatagatagatagatagttgatagatatagatagatagatagatagacagatagacagacagacagacgcaaacGAATAGAGTGAATAGGAGTAGAGAATGCAaatataatcacacacacacacacacacacacacacacacacacacacacacacacacacacacacacacacgcgcgcacacttTTAATCACGACAATCACCGCGCCCTCGGCTTTGCaagatattaatgaaaaaaaaaacggcagcaacgaaatgaaaggagaaaaaaaacatatattcattcaaaaaaacatgaaatcaccaccgaaaaaaaatcataaaacatcTGAACTCTGATATGAAAGACGGAACGATATGAATTAGagataaaaggataaaaagaatcgttttgaaatatataaatcacATTAATCTAAAAATACTGACATAATACTTTGATCTAAAAACAAACATTTCTatctaaggagaaaaaaaaactcaatgaACGTGTAATACCAAACGGAGGAGATTAATACAACTTTTAAATAACTTATACAAGAACTTATACATCTACAACAACTTATACAGCATTTCATATATCAATCATTTATACAactaatgaagacaaaaaaagtgaacataaaaatgaagataaaaaatgaagacaaaaaaattaaaacaaaaaaaataagacaaaaattaagacaaaaaatgaagacaaaaaaatgaagacaaaaaaatgaagacaaaaaaaaaagagacaaaaaattatgacaaaaaaaacgacaaaaaatgaagaaaaaaaatgaagacaaaaattaagacaaaaatggaaacaaaaaaatgaagacaagaaaatgaaaacaaaaaaatcagacaaaaaaatgaagacaaaaaaattaagacaaataaacgaaaaaagaaaataatcaaaaaatgaagacaaagataacctaaaaataaacaatgcacaaaaaacacacaacatTAATACGATACAATGAAAGAAACCCAAACAAAAAACCAATGCGAACAGGAGGCGAACCGCATATTGCAATGAATGATATGAGAGGTCAGGGGTCATACTCAATCAGccctggggggaaggggggagtggggagggggaaagagggggtcAGCGTTGGGGTGGTGTGTGGTGTCTGTCCGCTTTATAATGTATGATGAGTGATGGGTTATGAATGAGGTCatgagtagggaaggggagggaaggggagggaaggaagggaaggggaaggagggaagggaaaaagagaagagatgatgatgaggggattgggagtggaaagatagagaagataggggaagggagagacagaaaagagatggaatgggagtggaaggaaagggaaaagataagaagagaaggggaaagaagggagagttgaaggaaaggggaaggaaggggaatggagggaagggaagagataagaaggggaaagaagggagagttgaagggaaggggaaggaaggggaatggaaggaagggaaaaaaagaaaggagagagaaagaagggagagttgaagggaaggggaaggaaggggaatggaaggaagggaaaaaaagaaaggagagagaaagaagggagagttgaagggaagggtaggggaaggaaggggaatggaaggaagggagagaaagaaaggagagagaaagaagggagagttgaagggaagggaagggtaaggaaggggaatggaagaaagggagagaaagaaaggagagagaaagaagggagcgttgaagggaagggaaggggaaggaagggaaatggaaggaagggaaagggacaaaaagaagagaaattaggaggggtaggagaaaggagaaggaaggggagagaagggaagagtggaaggatgggaggggaagggataagaagagaagggaaatgacggggaaagaaggaagagttgaagggaagggaaggggaatggaaggaagagaaagggataacaAGGAGAAattaggaagaataggagaaagtagaaagggagagaagggaagagggggagggaggggataagagagagaaattagatcttctccttccttcctttttttctttttttattcctcctcttctattcctcatctttcttaatCTTTCCACTTgtcaatttttccctttccttccctttttctctctctttctcctcctcttctattccccatctttcttcatcttcccttttctgttaatcttttcctttccttacctttttctttttttcctcctcttctgttcctcatctttcatcttttcacttgtcaatctttccctttccttccctttttctctttcttcctcctcctcttccattcctcatttttcaacccttccttcttctgttaatcttttcctttccatcccttttcttttttttctcttctattcctcatatttcttcattttttcacttgtcaatctttccctttccttcccgttttctctctcttcctccttctctaccattCCATATTTTTCAACCCttccattttttactttttatttcttccaatttcactgtcccttctcttccatccttttgcttccttcttttctctcttgcttttcttctattcctcatccttcctcttctcccaattcatccatttcctttccttcccttcaattatttttacactttctcttccattcctaatCTCTcccatccttattttcccttctctttcattcccttcccttccctttctttcccttcaccccttcctgctccccccctcatcatcaccaccaccacctccaccaccatcaccagcagtacaatacaaaaaaaaagtgttgccaaTATTTCAAGCCCATGAGTGGTGTCAATGTTACCACCACCCCCTaaccctctccaccctccccacccttccccccctgTCCCATTATGTGCCAGGCAATGGATAATCAGTAATGGTAATGACGACTCGCGCATCCATTATGGCAtgaatggggggaaggggaggaggaggaggaggaggaggggaaacagaagggaagatgaatatatgaatgaagggaaagagagcgtCAGGCTGTGCTTCATTatgggaaatagatagatagatagatatagatagatagatagatagagatagatagatagacagataaggcCATGAAGATACAGACACACCTACaattcataaacacacacacacacacacacacacacacacacacacacacacacacacacacacacatgttttatGGACCCCAAATACCTGTACATCATTGGCCCCAGCGCGAGGTGACTCACTAACTGATTTACCtgagcgatggtggtggtggtggtggtggtggtgctgctgctggtagtagtagtagtagttgtagtagtagtagtagtagtagtgcggggggttaatgatagtagtagtagtagtagtagtagtagtagtagtagtagtagtagtagtagtagtagtagtaacacaagaaaaagaaaaagaaaatgaggaagagaatgaagtagtagtagtagtagtagtagtagtagtagtagtagtagtagtaacacaagaaaaagaagaaaatgaggaagagaatgaagaagaaaatgaagaagaaaaagaagaaaaagaagtagtagtagtagtagtagtagtagtagtacctcaaCTTTTTAatctcatatctcctcctcctcctcctcttcctcctcctcctcctcttcctcttcctattatctttttacccatcatcatcataatccatCCCTCCCTAACTACTTCTctaccttcacccttccctccctccctcctcctcctcctcctcctctcctttaattAAGCGGAATATTTCATTGGAGAGCAGGGCCGAGATCCGCCGACGGGCCGAACCGGAGCTCTTCACTTCGCCCGCTGTTTGAATTCCGCCGAAATGTTAGGGGATCGCCGAATGCCTctatgccccccctccccccctcgccccggATGTAGTggtaggtgggagggagaggggtggtggtggtggtggtagtagtagcagtaacaacaataaaaataatgattatAACAACAATAACCTacgtccaccaccatcatcatcatcaccatcaccaccgccgccaccaacaacaacaacctatcTACTATCCCCAACACACAGCAAACCTAAACAGTTCAGTTCTATCGAGATGCTAAAAtatgtgcagaggaggatgacgaaaatgattcaagggttgagaaacttgccctgTGAATATACTCAAACATTTAAACCTGCATCCTCTAGAagggcgaagggtgcgaggataCTTGATCGAAATCTATAAATtgatgaagagctttaataagggggatgttaATAAGGCTCTGGTGGTGTAAGAGAGGCGGGCGGGACACGTAGCTTTATAACTTCAGATTCaataaagacataggcaagaactggttcaccaaTAGTGGTGGATGAGTAGAACTACCTTGActgtcatgttgtgagtgccaatactaacaaagTGGTGGGtcagtggaacaggcttggtagtcatgttgtgagtgtcaATGCGACAGTCAATAAAGATTAGATACATTAAGGAGTAGTGAGATTAGGTGGGGTTAGCTTTataggagctgcctcgtacagacctaccggcctcttgcagactcattaGGTCCAATTTACACCGGAGCGATGCTACAGTAAACACGCTAAGTCGTAAATACACGCTCATAATGCGTGCTACGCGTTTTCACCCTGAAAGCGATGCCAGCTAAGCTACGTTGCAGATGTTTCGAGAGTCACGTCACTCAAGTTACATCAGTGCAGCCAGGGGAGACAGTACTCCGAGgttctcggaggaggaggaggaggaggagctaatacTGGGTACACCATACAAATGTGAACAGACCAAAGTTGGACGAATGCCGTCATCTTATTTAAAAACTTTAAAGGGATGAGGGAAAGTTTAGACTATAATATTAGAATGTCTCCCACTCAGTTCAAGGACATTTCATCAATTATTGAGCAAGACATTAAAACAATAAACTACAGGAAGTTCATAAGTGCGAAGGAGAGACTGGCCATTACTTTAAGGTAAATTAAAAATATATTGTACTTGTAATTAAGAATATTTATTCATAAGATTTTACAGGTTACAATGTATATCCATGTTACTCAAGTATTGCTGCGGTTGTTTGAGATGCAGTGGAGGGCGTGCACTGTGCTGGGGAAGATGTGTAAGGTAGTGTGTAGGGATGGAGGTTGTACTGTGCTGGTGATGGTGTGCAAGGTGCTGGGAATCTTACGGAGCCATTTCCatgtcttcctcttctgcctgcaTCATGATTTCTAGGAAGTCTTTCTTCACCTTGTTTTGCATCCTGCGAGACAGTTTCCTCGTTGACTTGCATAAACTGATGAAGAAGTGGTCTAAGTCATCTTTCTGTGGAGcgccttcttctttctcctgcatGTAAATGACGACCTTGCCCACATCAATGGGGGGAGACAACTTGCGTTTAACTTTCGGAGTTCGCCATTCATCATCTTCGTTAGAGGTGAAGGAAGCAGCAGACAACGGGTCTTGTAGGTCAGTTTGTAAGTGTGTAGGTGCGTTACCTTCTTCAGACAATGGGTCATGCACTTCAGTTTTTATGTGTATAGTCGTTTCGTCTTCAACACCATCATCTTGTATGTCCTCGATGGTTGTGCTGGTAATAAAGAGAGATTTAATCACGATCAGACCTATACTTGCTAActgaagatagagatagatagatagatagatagatactgataTATTCATGACGTTTACTGGTAATGTAAAGAATATCATTCAAATGGATCGACTGTTTAATCGCAAAAAGAAACTGGGTACTCTTACACTCAGTGTTATGAAATTTATTGTAATGTAACATAGTCTTAAATATCATGATAATATACGTAAATAATGTATGAAGTGAAAATAGGTAAGTGTTATCCCAGGTGCACAAAGGTGAATGTTTGCAACTATGAATTTGTTTTAGTCAGCCCACCCTCCGCGCCCGGCGGCGGCAGAGCACCTGCAGTGCTGCGCCAGGGGTAACTACAACAATGCTACAACGCCATACGATTGTACCCATTTTGTGGAGGACTGTGGCACTGTGTAACAATTATTCAGCTTACGTTCGTCTCAGACCAAAGTTTATTGGCATAATAAATATAACTGACATTAATACACATTATTACAAtggggttttttttatttttttatttaaccgAGTTTGAGAGCATCGTGAAGTGTACTTACTCTTTTGAGCTCATAAATGGAATTAGAAACTCCATTTGCTTCTCATAGCGCCAGCCTTTGCGATTCTTGGCCGCCAGACCGTTCGCCTTCCTGCGGGCCAGGGCCTGACGGAAGCAGTCTCGCAGCTTCTTCCACTCACGTTTGATGTCTTtagctgaaaataaaaacaaaaataataaactaaATAAGAATAACGATGTCTAGCATGAACAAACTAATAACTGCAAACTGAATATATTATAACATGCTACACATGCGATGCGATGCGATGCTTTAAGGGAAAACATGAGCCTCGATCGCTCTCTCTATGCCCAAGCTAGATGTCAACAAATGATCCATTATTGAAGAGGACTCTAGACTGAAATGAGACTTAAGCTTCCTGACtgtatccgagagagagagagagagagagagagagagagagagagagagagagagaaatttgaaaTTTTCTATCCCTTTAGCTCTCCACTGCTATATGTGAATATACTTTATGCACATATATGCATTTCTCCATAACTTATCACAGGCTATGTATTTGCATCATTTGTATCAGTCAGAAAATCAAATCAAAGAAATACTTACATTCCCAGCCAAGGTTCTTGGCGATCTCCTCCCAGCAGCTGTCCTTCCAGTACATGTCCCTGTAGCCTTCCAGGGCCGTGTTGTACAGGCACGGGTATTTCCGGACCTCCAGTATCAGCTGTTCCATGGCTGCCGGGGAGGGGGAGCCTGTCCTTGAAATTGCCTCGCCCGACGGAACCTCACCCACCTGCATAAGCGCGTTGCAAACTGATGGCAACTACTCAGTGTCAGGGCTCCCCCCAAAATGGTTTACTGCGCATGCGTGAGCTGTGCTATGGTTGCTATGCCGAGAATAAATCGTTGAAGCGGAGCCAGCAGCATCGCAGGCGTGGTGGCACGTGCAGCTTCACATCCGGCGTGAACAGCCTCAGTGAAGACAACAGACGCGATTGAAAGATAACTTGCAGCTTATAACTGAACGGCAGACAGGGAAGCAGGACCGTGGgaagggcaggcaggcagaggaAGGCAAGCAAGTGGGCGTCgagcgggaaggaaaggaggcggggggagggagggagagagagattgggcCAGGCGAGGAGGGAATCCGCAATACTTTAACAACAAGATTTCCTGATAACATGTTTCCGCGCGGTGCATTACGTTAGCCAGGCCAGGGAGTGTGATCGAAGCGCTAAACTCCTTATCCCTACTGTCACCTGGCGGAGTGTGGGCGTGTTAGATTACCAGGTAAAGAACATAATTATATACATTACACACTTAATACTTAGAGATATAACCGACACACTTTCAGATTtacatacaaaaacaaacatatatacatgcacacatacagagagagagagagagagagagagagagagagagagagagagagagagagagagagagagatacttaatTTACTGCTTGATAGACTGCATGAAGGaaaacgtgacacacacacacacacacacacacacacacacacacacacacacacacacacacacacacacactgcatataAATCGCACATCTTCTGCAGGAATTATCGTCATATTTCATTGTAGCCCTCACTCATGACGCcattgaggggagagagagagagagagagagagagagagagagagagagagagagagaggcacccaTAAACAAATGCACCTGCTTCTGCTtatcatatactctctctctctctctcgttatatcaTCTAAAACAACTAAAATCACTATTGtctttatcttcattatcatcactttttatcttttttttcctgcttttcatccttttttctttgtttcttatctttctcctcctcctcctcctcctcctgtttatcagCATTCACTTCTTATCATCCTTTTC
This window harbors:
- the LOC127005723 gene encoding uncharacterized protein LOC127005723, giving the protein MQVGEVPSGEAISRTGSPSPAAMEQLILEVRKYPCLYNTALEGYRDMYWKDSCWEEIAKNLGWESKDIKREWKKLRDCFRQALARRKANGLAAKNRKGWRYEKQMEFLIPFMSSKDTTIEDIQDDGVEDETTIHIKTEVHDPLSEEGNAPTHLQTDLQDPLSAASFTSNEDDEWRTPKVKRKLSPPIDVGKVVIYMQEKEEGAPQKDDLDHFFISLCKSTRKLSRRMQNKVKKDFLEIMMQAEEEDMEMAP